In Pectinophora gossypiella chromosome 5, ilPecGoss1.1, whole genome shotgun sequence, a genomic segment contains:
- the LOC126366831 gene encoding uncharacterized protein LOC126366831, with protein sequence MDLTTMGALCELIPQDRKDFFQRTVDILDDTYPDGWRSWGVKNVSYSDLFGKSISPAVEAKLRFAVPTARLALAYSPDDCSLSEKKYRIIKRMMLQWPLGRALLYAPHKIMEEIHQESYDVFMHTVKTLKPQLTSVRGNSPRKRSSLSPQPGCSSAAKTPRRESDPSDPQLQQSFFEKMVDLLANQTQAIEGIAAQISTLSSRSEQSIADESESDAESTLSDTNFSAPSLNVIPKSAVDAEDTQEALLTTQIAEAEKKLAALKAASSVENLFNYDFTPSTVEAEPKLAKADHRLVEQGRRCQRLNDEGWKNVRYAEVQKTFHATPVFGALKVNNLLATSTPSWNSTAQLEKTDLTLGAITHGLLLQRKAFQEICKTLDAKAQQDIQKHLLAPDSTFRKISDGLLQYTCGRRAEIIQLRREIYKSPNKILNEILHDIPPSDTHLFDDEKLSEVVKNQGGAHKFFPRKTTPGFKTGKKPFTSKGQSKSQNGKAYNRKQPPMKNFRPKQETSGNNNKPRTGQNQNSTKKP encoded by the coding sequence ATGGATCTAACAACAATGGGTGCTCTCTGTGAGCTAATCCCTCAAGATCGAAAGGATTTTTTTCAACGAACCGTCGATATCCTTGATGATACATACCCGGACGGCTGGCGTTCATGGGGGGTGAAAAATGTATCCTATTCAGACCTCTTCGGAAAATCAATCTCACCGGCTGTTGAAGCAAAATTACGCTTCGCCGTCCCTACCGCAAGGCTAGCTCTGGCATACTCACCGGATGACTGTTCCCTCTCCGAGAAAAAATACCGCATAATCAAAAGGATGATGCTTCAGTGGCCACTAGGACGAGCGCTTCTGTACGCTCCGCACAAAATTATGGAGGAAATTCATCAAGAGTCGTATGATGTCTTCATGCATACAGTAAAAACACTGAAACCCCAGCTTACCTCTGTAAGAGGGAACTCCCCAAGAAAACGGAGCTCGTTGTCACCTCAACCTGGCTGCTCGTCGGCTGCCAAAACACCTCGCCGCGAATCAGATCCCAGTGATCCCCAACTACAGCagtcattttttgaaaaaatggtAGACCTTCTCGCAAATCAGACTCAGGCAATCGAAGGCATTGCCGCTCAGATTTCTACCCTATCGTCAAGAAGCGAGCAAAGTATCGCGGATGAATCCGAATCAGATGCCGAAAGCACACTTTCTGATACAAATTTTTCGGCACCGTCGCTTAACGTTATCCCAAAAAGTGCCGTTGACGCCGAAGACACACAGGAAGCACTGCTGACAACACAAATTGCAGAAGCTGAAAAAAAGCTAGCAGCATTAAAAGCAGCTAGCAGTGTCGAAAATTTATTCAATTATGACTTCACACCATCAACAGTTGAAGCAGAACCAAAATTAGCAAAGGCTGACCATCGGCTAGTCGAACAGGGGCGTAGATGCCAACGACTTAATGACGAGGGTTGGAAAAATGTACGCTACGCCGAAGTACAAAAAACGTTCCACGCTACCCCAGTATTTGGAGCACTCAAGGTTAACAACCTCCTGGCTACATCAACGCCTTCGTGGAACTCAACTGCACAATTAGAAAAAACAGATCTCACTTTAGGTGCAATAACACACGGATTGCTCCTACAGAGGAAAGCGTTCCAAGAGATCTGTAAAACATTAGATGCAAAGGCTCAACAGGATATACAGAAGCACCTCCTGGCTCCCGACAGCACTTTTCGGAAAATCTCCGATGGTCTCCTTCAGTACACATGTGGCCGGAGGGCCGAAATAATTCAGCTGCGACGGGAGATTTACAAATCACCGAACAAGATTCTTAACGAGATATTACATGACATCCCGCCTTCAGATACACACCTCTTCGATGACGAAAAACTATCAGAAGTGGTGAAAAATCAGGGGGGGGCACACAAGTTCTTCCCCAGGAAGACAACTCCCGGCTTCAAAACCGGAAAGAAACCTTTCACTTCAAAGGGTCAAAGTAAATCTCAAAACGGGAAAGCTTACAATAGGAAGCAGCCACCGATGAAGAATTTTCGTCCAAAACAAGAAACCTCAGGAAACAACAACAAACCTAGAACAGGTCAAAATCAAAACTCAACGAAAAAACCCTAA
- the LOC126366934 gene encoding uncharacterized protein LOC126366934 gives MELDGGKTAVGLIQIAAKSLPDTEKYRSFQLPHQVKQELRWWLQNLTKTSTIQTAPPSAFVATDASDIGWGAIVDNKHLSGCWNSSQVHWHCNRKELWTLLEVLQRESEQLRGKTILFQTDNRTAASYIRKQGGTKSMTLLNIATKILNLALLHEITIVPKYLPGRYNGLADSLSRLKTQQEWHLDSMTQQAIFQRMGLPTIDLFATNASAVVPRYVSEDQKDTMSEFTDALSRPWNYDLG, from the exons ATGGAGCTGGATGGAGGCAAAACAGCTGTTGG ACTTATCCAGATCGCAGCAAAATCTCTACCAGACACAGAAAAATACAGGAGTTTTCAATTACCACACCAGGTAAAACAGGAACTGCGCTGGTGGCTTCAAAATTTGACAAAAACGTCGACAATACAAACTGCCCCACCATCAGCCTTCGTAGCCACCGATGCCTCGGACATCGGCTGGGGCGCAATAGTAGACAACAAACATCTGTCAGGTTGCTGGAACAGCTCTCAGGTACATTGGCACTGCAATCGAAAAGAGCTTTGGACACTATTAGAAGTACTGCAAAGAGAGTCGGAACAACTCCGAGGAAAAACCATTTTGTTTCAAACAGACAACCGGACTGCAGCCTCGTATATACGAAAACAAGGTGGTACAAAATCCATGACTCTCCTGAACATCGCAACCAAAATTTTGAACTTAGCCCTACTGCACGAGATCACAATAGTACCAAAGTATCTACCGGGCAGGTACAACGGTCTTGCCGACAGTTTATCCAGACTGAAAACTCAACAGGAGTGGCACCTCGATTCAATGACCCAGCAAGCAATTTTCCAAAGGATGGGGCTTCCGACAATCGACCTGTTTGCGACAAACGCGTCCGCAGTAGTCCCCAGATACGTAAGCGAGGACCAGAAAGACACCATGAGCGAGTTCACGGACGCACTCAGCAGACCGTGGAATTACGACCTGGGTTGA